A genome region from Arachis duranensis cultivar V14167 chromosome 6, aradu.V14167.gnm2.J7QH, whole genome shotgun sequence includes the following:
- the LOC107493328 gene encoding protein ALP1-like, translating to MFLHIIAHDVKIRVIKRQFVKSEEIISRQFNDVLLAILICHNLLLKKYQPFSQDKMDERWKWFKDCLGALDGTHIKVNVLEADKSRYHNRKGDITTNVLGVVAPDMQFIYVLTGWEGSAADYRVLRDALFRNGFSVPQDILLRL from the exons ATGTTTTTACATATTATAGCACATGACGTCAAAATTAGAGTAATAAAGAGACAATTTGTGAAATCTGAAGAAATAATTAGTAGGCAGTTTAATGATGTATTGCTTGCTATTTTGATATGTCATAATCTCTTATTGAAGAAATATCAACCATTTAGCCAGGATAAAATGGATGAACGATGGAAATGGTTTAAG gATTGCCTAGGAGCCTTAGATGGTACTCATATCAAAGTCAATGTCCTTGAGGCTGATAAGTCTAGATATCATAACAGAAAAGGTGACATAACAACCAATGTGCTTGGAGTGGTTGCTCCCGATATGCAATTTATCTACGTATTGACAGGTTGGGAGGGTTCAGCTGCAGATTATAGGGTATTGCGAGATGCACTATTTCGCAATGGGTTTAGTGTTCCCCAAGATATTTTATTGAGACTTTAA